Proteins encoded within one genomic window of Solibaculum mannosilyticum:
- a CDS encoding helix-turn-helix transcriptional regulator, whose product MRKTLKELRKESGFTQGYVANALEVDQTTVSKWENGESLPRVETLLEIAKFYNVTLDMIELSKKSRSKK is encoded by the coding sequence TTGCGCAAGACTTTAAAAGAGCTGAGAAAAGAGAGTGGTTTCACACAAGGCTATGTTGCCAATGCATTGGAAGTGGACCAAACCACTGTTTCTAAGTGGGAGAATGGCGAATCTCTTCCTAGGGTAGAAACTCTTTTGGAAATCGCAAAATTCTACAACGTAACCTTGGATATGATAGAGCTTTCGAAAAAAAGCCGTTCAAAGAAATAA
- a CDS encoding tRNA threonylcarbamoyladenosine dehydratase, whose protein sequence is MIEEFSRTQMLLGAQAVQRLMDAKVVVFGVGGVGSFAVEALARAGIGSITLVDSDVVSISNINRQLLALHSTVGCPKVEVMKERILDINPLCHVQTYQEMCTPDNVSKWMNKDTDYLVDAIDTVSAKLALAVEANCMNIPIISCMGAGNKLDPTRFVLADIYETSVCPLCRVMRRELRRRHVDKLKVVYSTEPPVARQHCDPSLDRIPGSISYVPSVAGLILAGQVIQDLIGIGKHQ, encoded by the coding sequence GTGATAGAGGAATTTTCTCGCACTCAAATGTTGTTGGGTGCTCAAGCTGTCCAACGCCTTATGGATGCCAAAGTGGTGGTGTTCGGTGTGGGCGGTGTGGGATCCTTCGCTGTGGAGGCTCTCGCCCGGGCCGGCATCGGTTCCATCACGCTTGTGGACAGCGATGTTGTATCGATCAGTAATATCAACCGTCAGCTTCTGGCTCTGCACAGTACCGTTGGCTGTCCAAAAGTGGAGGTCATGAAAGAACGTATTTTGGACATCAATCCTCTCTGTCATGTGCAGACTTATCAGGAAATGTGTACACCGGATAATGTATCAAAATGGATGAATAAAGATACGGATTATCTAGTGGATGCTATTGATACTGTCAGCGCGAAATTGGCCTTGGCAGTGGAGGCAAATTGTATGAACATTCCAATTATCAGCTGCATGGGTGCGGGAAACAAGTTGGATCCCACTCGTTTTGTATTGGCTGATATTTATGAAACATCTGTTTGTCCTCTCTGTCGCGTCATGCGCCGTGAATTAAGACGCCGTCATGTGGACAAACTAAAGGTCGTATATTCCACAGAACCTCCAGTTGCCCGTCAACATTGCGACCCTTCTTTGGACCGCATTCCCGGCAGCATTTCTTATGTCCCTTCCGTGGCCGGACTCATTTTAGCCGGTCAAGTAATCCAGGATCTTATCGGAATCGGAAAACACCAATAA
- a CDS encoding undecaprenyl-diphosphate phosphatase: MVIWDFIKAVILGIIEGITEWLPISSTGHMILADEFIQLNVTPEFKEMFLVVIQLGAILAVVVLYFHKLNPFSPKKTSIQKRETFNLWGKVLVACVPAGIIGILFDDQINSIFYNYQTVAVTLILYGILFIVIEQYNRHRKPRIASLQNLTYQTALFIGIFQVLALIPGTSRSGATIVGAILIGTSRTVAAEFTFFLAIPVMFGASFIKILKFGFDFTGTELGILLIGMVVAFAVSVAAIKFLMGYIKKHDFKAFGYYRIVLGLIVLGYFMLAK, translated from the coding sequence ATGGTAATATGGGACTTTATCAAGGCGGTGATTTTGGGAATCATTGAAGGCATTACAGAATGGTTGCCCATCAGCAGTACCGGACACATGATTTTAGCCGATGAATTTATTCAATTGAACGTCACTCCGGAATTCAAAGAGATGTTTTTAGTGGTGATCCAGCTGGGGGCTATCCTGGCGGTGGTAGTGCTCTATTTTCATAAACTCAATCCATTTTCTCCAAAGAAGACGTCCATTCAAAAACGTGAAACCTTTAATCTTTGGGGAAAAGTACTGGTAGCCTGTGTGCCGGCTGGAATCATCGGCATTTTATTTGACGATCAGATCAATAGTATTTTTTACAATTACCAAACCGTAGCCGTCACCTTGATTTTATACGGTATTTTGTTTATCGTCATTGAGCAGTACAATCGTCACCGGAAACCGCGCATTGCATCGTTACAGAATTTGACCTATCAAACCGCATTGTTCATTGGTATCTTTCAGGTACTGGCTTTGATCCCCGGGACATCGCGGTCGGGCGCTACCATTGTAGGTGCCATCTTGATTGGTACATCCCGGACAGTAGCGGCAGAATTCACTTTTTTCTTGGCGATCCCCGTCATGTTCGGTGCCAGCTTCATTAAGATCTTAAAGTTCGGATTTGATTTTACCGGTACAGAACTAGGCATTTTGCTGATCGGAATGGTGGTTGCCTTTGCCGTATCGGTGGCGGCGATTAAATTCCTTATGGGCTACATCAAGAAGCACGATTTCAAGGCCTTTGGATACTACCGCATTGTGCTGGGGCTTATCGTATTGGGATATTTCATGTTGGCAAAATAA
- a CDS encoding NUDIX hydrolase has product MNDWIKEEIVGFEPFGRQEEVDRVRLIRMLDLFHGDVLTRENDVAHMTSSAMVFSPKMDKVLMAYHNIYQSWAWLGGHVDGEKDFLQVAEREAREESGIQNLIPMSPHAVALDILPVPQHYKRGQYVGAHLHLNVTYAFWASEEENLAVRPEENSAVGWIPLCQLEQKVTEPDMIPIYQKIIQRCKRDFEPVDLE; this is encoded by the coding sequence ATGAACGATTGGATAAAAGAAGAGATTGTGGGATTCGAGCCTTTTGGACGGCAGGAAGAGGTTGACCGTGTCCGCCTGATCAGGATGCTGGATCTTTTTCACGGAGATGTTTTAACTAGAGAAAATGACGTTGCGCATATGACAAGTTCGGCCATGGTATTTTCCCCCAAGATGGATAAGGTGCTGATGGCTTATCACAATATCTATCAAAGCTGGGCCTGGCTGGGAGGCCATGTTGACGGAGAGAAAGATTTCCTTCAAGTGGCCGAGCGGGAGGCGAGAGAGGAGTCGGGCATCCAGAACTTAATCCCAATGAGCCCTCACGCTGTGGCGTTGGATATTTTACCCGTTCCGCAGCATTACAAAAGGGGACAATACGTGGGGGCGCATCTTCATCTCAACGTGACATACGCTTTTTGGGCGTCGGAGGAGGAAAATTTAGCGGTGAGGCCAGAAGAAAACAGCGCCGTAGGATGGATTCCCCTTTGTCAGCTGGAACAAAAGGTAACCGAACCGGATATGATTCCAATTTATCAAAAGATCATCCAACGGTGCAAGAGGGACTTTGAACCTGTAGACTTAGAGTAG
- a CDS encoding DUF134 domain-containing protein, giving the protein MPRPCKRRRICALPACRRFGSLDRRLDAHPPTVMTLDEFEAIRLIDGEGLSQQQCAQRMEVARATVQAIYAEARKKLAKCLVEGQELLIEGGDYILCDGENRSCSCHKCCGKRL; this is encoded by the coding sequence ATGCCGAGACCATGTAAGAGAAGAAGGATCTGCGCATTGCCGGCATGCCGCCGGTTTGGATCATTGGACCGGCGCTTGGATGCGCATCCGCCAACTGTTATGACGTTGGATGAATTTGAAGCCATCCGCCTAATCGATGGGGAAGGATTGAGCCAACAGCAGTGCGCCCAGCGAATGGAGGTAGCCCGTGCTACTGTGCAGGCCATTTATGCCGAGGCACGTAAAAAGCTGGCAAAATGCCTTGTGGAGGGGCAGGAACTTCTCATCGAAGGAGGGGATTATATTCTCTGCGATGGAGAAAATCGGAGCTGTTCTTGCCATAAATGCTGCGGCAAACGGCTTTGA
- a CDS encoding NifB/NifX family molybdenum-iron cluster-binding protein: MKIAVTYENGEVFQHFGHSEQFKLYEADNGAVTHAEVVDTNGSGHGALAGFLKAHGVDVLICGGIGGGAKNALAQAGIQLFGGVQGDADQAVQNFLAGRLQFNPDVACSHHGSHHEGDHQCGGHDHNCGGSCHS, translated from the coding sequence ATGAAGATTGCAGTAACCTATGAAAACGGAGAAGTGTTCCAGCATTTTGGGCATTCGGAACAGTTCAAGCTTTACGAAGCCGACAACGGAGCCGTGACGCATGCGGAGGTAGTGGATACCAACGGGAGCGGACATGGAGCGTTGGCTGGATTCCTGAAGGCCCATGGCGTAGATGTTCTGATCTGCGGAGGAATTGGGGGCGGAGCAAAGAATGCGTTGGCTCAAGCCGGGATCCAATTGTTTGGAGGCGTCCAGGGTGACGCGGATCAAGCGGTACAAAATTTCCTTGCCGGACGGCTGCAATTTAATCCAGATGTGGCCTGTAGCCACCACGGATCACATCATGAGGGAGACCACCAGTGCGGGGGGCACGATCACAATTGCGGAGGCTCCTGCCACTCCTAA
- a CDS encoding ferritin-like domain-containing protein produces the protein MLSRQPGRPDNAPRYAAPEPYPSIQVCGPNKKYAQMLKIDLACPQSELTAVTQYVYQSWQLDPKLSQVSNTMRHVAMVEMHHLDMLGQLIVLLGGNPTFSCRQQGRQIIWDGGMVTYCHDSLAQMMKENIAAEEFAIETYQRQIKCIDDPNIVAILQRIILDEKVHLEIFHQYLAEAQC, from the coding sequence ATGCTAAGTCGTCAACCAGGCCGTCCGGACAATGCTCCCCGTTATGCCGCTCCGGAACCCTATCCGTCCATCCAGGTATGCGGGCCAAACAAAAAGTACGCTCAGATGCTCAAGATCGATCTGGCTTGTCCGCAGAGCGAATTGACTGCTGTAACCCAGTACGTCTATCAGAGCTGGCAGCTGGATCCGAAGCTATCCCAGGTCAGCAACACCATGCGCCATGTCGCCATGGTGGAGATGCATCATCTGGATATGCTGGGACAATTGATCGTTCTGCTGGGAGGCAATCCCACCTTCTCTTGCCGGCAGCAGGGACGACAGATCATCTGGGACGGCGGGATGGTAACCTATTGCCACGATTCCCTCGCCCAGATGATGAAAGAAAACATTGCCGCAGAGGAATTCGCCATTGAGACCTACCAACGTCAGATCAAATGCATCGATGATCCCAATATCGTCGCCATTCTCCAGCGCATCATACTGGATGAAAAAGTCCATTTGGAAATCTTTCATCAGTATCTTGCCGAAGCACAATGTTGA
- a CDS encoding N-acetylmuramoyl-L-alanine amidase — protein sequence MPSIYLSPSTQEYNLYVNGGSEEQYMNLIADAMEPYLFSSGISFTRNTPDMTASSSIRESNRGSYDLHLALHSNAAPPNLSGQLQGSDVYYYPSSINGKRAADIIVQNLKDIYLDPSKVRALPTTTIGEVRLTRAPAVLIEFAYHDNYQDASWIKNNIDAIAANVVLSLTEYFDIPFLRPQPVYSGTVTTTRGATVYRLPSLDALSILIVPRGAKVNIRGQWEGWYLIDYNGVIGYVQTGDITV from the coding sequence ATGCCGTCCATCTACCTTAGTCCATCGACACAGGAATACAACCTCTACGTCAATGGAGGCTCTGAAGAACAGTACATGAACCTGATTGCCGATGCCATGGAGCCTTATCTTTTCTCCAGCGGCATCTCTTTCACACGCAATACCCCTGATATGACCGCCTCATCCTCCATTCGTGAATCAAACCGCGGCAGTTATGATCTGCACTTGGCCCTCCACTCCAATGCTGCGCCGCCTAACTTATCCGGACAGCTCCAAGGGTCGGACGTTTACTATTATCCCAGCAGCATCAACGGAAAACGGGCTGCTGATATTATCGTCCAAAACCTCAAGGACATCTATCTCGATCCCTCTAAGGTCCGCGCCCTCCCTACCACGACCATCGGGGAAGTCCGCCTGACCAGGGCCCCGGCCGTCCTGATTGAATTCGCCTACCACGACAATTATCAGGACGCCAGCTGGATCAAAAACAACATCGACGCCATTGCTGCCAATGTCGTCCTTTCCCTGACCGAGTACTTTGACATCCCCTTCCTTCGTCCTCAGCCCGTCTATTCCGGCACCGTTACCACCACCAGGGGCGCAACTGTCTATCGGCTTCCCAGCTTGGATGCCCTCTCTATTCTCATCGTCCCACGCGGCGCCAAGGTCAATATCCGCGGCCAATGGGAGGGCTGGTATCTCATCGATTACAACGGCGTAATCGGCTACGTCCAAACCGGCGATATCACCGTCTGA
- a CDS encoding putative polysaccharide biosynthesis protein, whose translation MKRFTFVKNAFILTATGLLLRTIGMFFRVYVSNQLGSEGMGLYQLIFSVYILATTLATSGVTVAVTRLVVEEMGRGTPKTIVRLLKKIMLFCTLLGLLAGCLLFFGADPVCRYWIKDMRGVMALKVLAPSLPFMSISNCLRGYFMARRRVAVSSSSQIFEQLVRIAIVMVLLSMFASKGLVYACTAVMIGNTVSEMLSCLYMYIGYRRDQRNLPDPTHPPLPRYSILGKMLSISAPIAAGGCLNSLLRTIENLLVPDRLTQYTSSRETSLSQFGMLKGMAMPVLFFPASFLSALSTLLVPEISEAHSLKQNDRLERMVNRSLHISFTIAVFLGGVFTVFSGQLGQLLYQSDEVGFYIFILAPLVPFMYVESIVDGILKGLNQQVSSLKYNIIDSLSRIALIFFLVPVQGMKGFLFIMVLSNLLTSFLNMRRLLTVTGIRLKWGTLLIKPILSVIVASAVSLLIVQVLPLEGTVGMLLAIAVGTVIAFSIYFVMLSLTGSMPQFRSKPAKSKA comes from the coding sequence TTGAAACGTTTTACCTTTGTCAAAAACGCCTTCATCCTAACGGCCACCGGATTGTTGCTTCGCACCATCGGGATGTTTTTCCGGGTATACGTCTCCAATCAGCTGGGCAGCGAAGGGATGGGCCTTTATCAGCTGATCTTCTCGGTGTACATCCTGGCCACTACATTGGCCACCTCCGGCGTCACGGTGGCGGTTACCCGTCTCGTCGTGGAGGAAATGGGCCGCGGTACGCCAAAAACCATTGTCCGGCTGCTGAAAAAAATCATGCTGTTCTGCACGCTGCTGGGACTGCTGGCCGGATGTCTGCTGTTCTTTGGCGCTGACCCGGTATGCCGGTACTGGATCAAGGATATGCGCGGCGTGATGGCCCTTAAGGTCCTGGCTCCCAGCCTTCCCTTTATGTCCATATCCAACTGCCTCAGAGGCTATTTTATGGCCAGGAGACGTGTGGCGGTATCCTCCAGTTCCCAGATTTTTGAACAGCTTGTGCGTATCGCCATCGTGATGGTCCTTCTGAGTATGTTCGCCTCCAAGGGTCTTGTGTATGCCTGTACCGCTGTCATGATAGGAAACACGGTATCTGAGATGCTCTCCTGTCTCTACATGTACATCGGCTACCGCCGGGATCAGCGTAACCTGCCGGATCCCACCCATCCACCGCTTCCACGTTACTCCATCTTAGGGAAGATGCTCTCCATCTCAGCTCCCATTGCGGCGGGAGGATGCCTCAACTCCCTGCTCCGCACCATTGAGAACCTCCTGGTGCCCGATCGTTTGACCCAGTATACCAGCTCGAGAGAAACCTCCTTGTCCCAGTTTGGTATGCTCAAGGGCATGGCCATGCCGGTTCTCTTTTTCCCCGCCTCCTTCTTATCGGCCCTCTCCACCCTATTGGTCCCGGAGATCTCGGAGGCCCATAGTCTAAAACAGAACGATCGATTGGAACGCATGGTCAACCGATCCCTGCACATCAGCTTTACCATCGCTGTCTTTCTCGGCGGCGTGTTTACCGTCTTCTCCGGACAGCTGGGGCAGCTTCTCTACCAAAGCGACGAAGTGGGATTCTACATTTTCATCCTGGCCCCTTTGGTCCCATTTATGTACGTGGAGAGCATTGTGGACGGCATCCTCAAAGGACTCAATCAACAGGTCAGCTCCCTCAAATACAACATCATCGATTCCCTCAGCCGCATCGCCCTCATCTTTTTCCTCGTGCCTGTACAAGGTATGAAGGGCTTCCTGTTCATTATGGTCCTCAGCAACCTTTTGACTTCTTTCCTCAATATGCGCCGTCTTCTCACCGTCACCGGCATCCGGCTCAAGTGGGGGACGCTGCTCATCAAGCCTATTTTATCGGTAATTGTGGCGTCGGCAGTCTCCCTGCTGATCGTACAGGTCCTGCCCCTGGAGGGCACGGTCGGGATGCTCCTCGCCATCGCGGTGGGGACGGTCATCGCCTTCAGCATTTATTTCGTCATGTTGTCTTTGACTGGAAGTATGCCTCAATTTCGCAGCAAGCCTGCCAAATCCAAAGCGTAA
- a CDS encoding ABC-F family ATP-binding cassette domain-containing protein, translating to MITVSNVSLNFNGQSLFKGVNLKFTPGNCYGVIGANGAGKSTFLRILSGELEPSTGEVAVDKKTRMSVLKQDHFAFDAYSVLDTIIMGNKRLYDIMKQKDALYAKEDFSEEDGVLASELESEFAELNGWEAETEAGQILQGLGLPVSLLETQMESLGAKEKVKILLAQALFGHPDIILLDEPTNHLDIHSIRWLEDFLMDYEGTVIVVSHDRHFLNNVCTHIVDVDYTKIKIYVGNYDFWYESSQLMQRMLREQNKKNEEKAKELRSFIERFSANKSKSRQATSRKKLLEKLELEEMPASSRRYPYVGFQMDREPGKEILTVEELTKTVDGVRLLDHVSFRVNKGDKIAILSQNELACTTLFQILMEEMEADKGTFKWGVSTTQSYFPKDNSRYFDDCDLSIIKWLEQYSKNDLTETYLRGFLGKMLFSGDAVFKPVNVLSGGEKVRCMLSRMMMFGSNVLLLDQPTNHLDLESITAVNNGLIDFKGIVLFTSFDHQFIQTVANRIIEIREDGSILDRMMTYDEFLEMKEQQGLS from the coding sequence ATGATCACAGTTTCTAATGTTAGTCTGAATTTCAATGGGCAAAGCCTGTTCAAAGGGGTCAACCTGAAGTTTACCCCCGGCAATTGCTACGGCGTGATCGGCGCCAATGGAGCGGGAAAATCCACTTTTCTACGGATTTTGTCCGGGGAGCTGGAGCCTTCCACCGGAGAAGTGGCGGTGGATAAGAAGACCAGGATGTCGGTGCTCAAGCAGGATCACTTTGCCTTTGACGCCTATTCTGTGCTGGATACCATCATCATGGGCAACAAGCGGCTGTATGATATTATGAAGCAGAAGGATGCCCTCTACGCCAAAGAAGATTTTTCCGAAGAGGACGGAGTGCTTGCTTCGGAACTGGAGAGCGAATTCGCCGAGTTGAATGGATGGGAGGCCGAAACCGAAGCCGGCCAGATTTTGCAAGGTTTAGGATTGCCCGTCAGCTTGTTGGAGACGCAGATGGAGAGCTTGGGCGCAAAAGAGAAGGTGAAGATTCTATTGGCCCAGGCGTTGTTTGGCCATCCGGACATCATTCTTTTGGACGAGCCCACCAACCATTTGGATATTCACTCCATCCGCTGGCTGGAGGACTTCCTGATGGACTACGAGGGGACGGTCATTGTGGTATCCCACGACCGTCATTTTCTCAACAACGTCTGCACCCACATTGTGGATGTGGACTATACTAAAATTAAGATTTACGTTGGCAACTACGACTTTTGGTATGAATCCAGTCAGCTGATGCAGCGCATGCTGCGGGAGCAGAATAAGAAAAACGAGGAAAAAGCCAAGGAGCTGCGCAGTTTTATCGAACGGTTCTCGGCCAATAAATCCAAATCACGCCAAGCGACATCCCGGAAAAAGCTTCTGGAGAAGTTGGAGCTGGAGGAGATGCCGGCGTCGTCCCGCCGATATCCGTATGTAGGGTTCCAGATGGATCGGGAACCGGGCAAGGAAATTCTGACGGTAGAGGAGCTGACCAAAACAGTGGACGGGGTTCGGCTGCTTGACCATGTATCGTTCCGTGTGAACAAGGGGGATAAAATCGCCATTCTGTCCCAGAATGAATTGGCCTGTACCACCTTGTTCCAAATCCTGATGGAGGAGATGGAGGCCGACAAGGGGACTTTTAAATGGGGTGTCAGCACAACCCAGTCCTATTTTCCCAAGGACAATTCCCGCTATTTTGACGACTGCGATTTAAGTATCATCAAATGGCTGGAGCAGTATTCCAAGAACGACTTGACGGAAACCTATCTGCGGGGATTTTTGGGGAAGATGCTCTTTTCCGGGGATGCGGTATTTAAGCCCGTCAATGTGCTGTCCGGAGGGGAGAAGGTACGGTGCATGCTCTCCCGCATGATGATGTTTGGTTCCAACGTGCTGCTTTTGGACCAGCCCACCAACCATCTGGATTTGGAATCCATTACAGCGGTCAATAACGGATTGATTGATTTCAAGGGTATCGTACTCTTTACCTCTTTTGACCATCAGTTTATTCAAACGGTGGCCAACCGCATCATTGAGATTCGGGAAGACGGCAGTATTCTGGACCGCATGATGACCTACGATGAGTTCCTGGAGATGAAGGAACAGCAAGGCTTAAGCTAA
- a CDS encoding uracil-xanthine permease family protein, with the protein MSKKVDYSQGIYDAKVLGKPKILVLGLQHMFAMFGATVLVPLLTGLSVSTTLLCAGLGTLLFHLLTKGKVPAFLGSSFAFLGGFAIVAPKLMDANGEQTIANTEMLPYACAGVVFSGLLYLLVSFLISTFGVKKIMRFFPPVVTGPIIIAIGLILAPSAISNCQSNWLIAIVALGVVVACNIWGRGMVKILPILLGVAASYIVAVVTNNVDFTAIAEAPWIGFPVHKDSMGLFAIDGSPLFISALFTIVPIAIATMMEHIGDIAAISATTGKNYIHNPGLHRTLLGDGLATTMAGLLGGPANTTYGENTGVLALTKIYDPLVIRIAAVFAILLSFCPKFEAAINTIPAAIIGGISFVLYGMISAIGVRNVVENKVDFTNSRNLIIAAVILVSALGFNSVGGITIAAGGVSINLSGLAIAAILGILLNAILPGNDYEFHGDEEEDKNTSESVSNQAS; encoded by the coding sequence ATGAGCAAAAAGGTGGACTATTCACAGGGAATTTACGATGCGAAAGTCCTAGGGAAACCAAAAATACTGGTGCTGGGTTTGCAGCATATGTTTGCCATGTTTGGAGCGACGGTGCTGGTGCCGTTGCTGACGGGGTTGAGCGTATCCACAACACTGTTATGCGCCGGACTGGGTACACTGTTGTTTCATTTATTGACCAAAGGGAAGGTTCCCGCTTTTTTGGGATCGTCGTTTGCATTTTTAGGAGGGTTTGCCATTGTGGCGCCCAAGCTCATGGATGCAAATGGGGAACAGACCATTGCCAACACCGAGATGCTTCCGTATGCTTGTGCGGGTGTGGTGTTTTCCGGGCTTTTGTATTTACTGGTTAGTTTTCTGATCTCTACCTTTGGTGTAAAAAAGATTATGAGATTTTTCCCGCCGGTTGTGACAGGGCCTATTATCATCGCCATTGGACTTATCTTGGCACCCAGTGCCATCAGCAATTGTCAGTCCAACTGGCTGATTGCCATAGTGGCCTTGGGAGTTGTGGTGGCGTGCAACATCTGGGGAAGAGGTATGGTAAAGATCCTTCCTATTTTGCTGGGTGTGGCGGCTTCTTATATTGTGGCGGTGGTCACAAACAATGTGGATTTTACCGCCATTGCCGAGGCCCCCTGGATCGGATTCCCTGTACATAAGGATTCGATGGGCCTTTTTGCCATTGATGGAAGCCCTCTGTTTATTAGCGCACTGTTTACCATCGTGCCAATCGCCATCGCCACCATGATGGAACATATCGGTGATATTGCCGCCATCAGTGCTACCACTGGGAAAAACTATATCCATAATCCGGGGTTGCATCGGACACTTCTAGGTGACGGATTGGCCACCACAATGGCGGGACTCCTGGGAGGACCGGCCAATACCACCTATGGTGAGAATACCGGCGTCCTGGCCCTGACTAAAATTTATGATCCGCTTGTTATCCGGATCGCAGCTGTATTTGCCATTCTGCTCAGTTTTTGTCCCAAATTTGAAGCGGCTATCAATACCATTCCCGCCGCTATTATCGGCGGCATCAGTTTTGTGCTATACGGTATGATTTCAGCCATTGGTGTGCGCAACGTGGTGGAGAATAAGGTGGACTTCACAAACAGCCGTAACCTTATCATCGCAGCTGTTATTCTGGTCAGCGCCTTGGGATTTAACTCGGTAGGGGGTATTACTATTGCAGCAGGAGGCGTATCCATTAACCTTTCCGGCCTCGCCATTGCTGCCATTTTAGGAATCCTTCTGAACGCTATTTTGCCCGGCAACGACTATGAGTTTCATGGGGATGAAGAGGAAGATAAAAATACTTCAGAATCGGTTTCCAATCAGGCCAGCTGA
- a CDS encoding ferritin, which yields MLDSKVVALLNDQVNKEFYSAYLYLDFSNFYEDKGLEGFANWYKIQAQEERDHAMLFYQYLHNNNVKVTLEAIGKPDQELNSLMDPLQAGLKHEEYVTSLINAIYAAAQEANDYRTVQFLDWFVKEQGEEETNANNLITKMELFGSDAKGLYMLDSELKARVYSAPSLVL from the coding sequence ATGTTAGATTCAAAAGTTGTCGCTCTGCTCAATGACCAAGTCAACAAGGAATTTTATTCAGCCTACCTTTACCTGGATTTCTCCAACTTCTACGAGGATAAAGGGTTGGAGGGCTTCGCCAATTGGTACAAAATCCAGGCCCAGGAGGAGCGCGATCACGCTATGCTCTTCTATCAGTATCTGCACAATAACAACGTCAAGGTAACTCTGGAAGCCATCGGCAAACCCGATCAGGAACTCAATTCGTTGATGGATCCTCTTCAAGCAGGCCTGAAACACGAAGAATACGTCACCAGCTTGATTAATGCCATCTATGCCGCCGCTCAGGAAGCCAACGACTATCGTACCGTCCAGTTCCTCGACTGGTTCGTGAAGGAACAGGGCGAGGAAGAGACCAATGCCAATAACCTCATCACCAAGATGGAACTGTTTGGTTCGGATGCCAAAGGTCTCTATATGCTGGATAGTGAACTGAAAGCTCGTGTTTATTCCGCCCCTTCTCTGGTTCTGTAA
- a CDS encoding M15 family metallopeptidase, whose protein sequence is MPQQVNRSYSRRRKKSRLPYFAIVLTLALLVITVAIVFMTQCSRSEPEETSSSQTLSSAAADSSSSSSMASSSAASSSSATESSQAPSSSASEAPSSTAPSPSSSKPSSGTITSSPTSAVDGVVPTGAGTGLGYKSSDWRLRIPNIDSPIEDDEIPELSTIESGGSGKFYLDSRAADDFDAMMAAAKKDGMNLYVSSSYRTPAYQKNLFEKRVKAAMANGESRAEAENTVAKETARPGTSDHMLGLAVDFNGVKNAFKDTKEYDWLIEHCAEYGFILRYPEDKVDITKVSYEPWHYRYVGKEHAAVIMEKKICLEEYVQDLG, encoded by the coding sequence TTGCCACAACAAGTGAATCGTTCCTATAGTAGACGGCGCAAGAAAAGTCGGCTCCCCTACTTCGCTATTGTGCTTACATTGGCTCTTCTTGTGATTACAGTGGCCATCGTCTTTATGACGCAATGTAGCCGCTCTGAGCCGGAGGAAACATCCTCATCCCAGACATTGTCAAGCGCCGCAGCCGATTCTTCTTCCAGTTCCTCTATGGCTTCCAGTTCCGCCGCTTCATCCTCATCAGCAACGGAATCTTCACAAGCCCCATCCAGCAGCGCATCGGAAGCTCCGTCTTCCACTGCCCCTTCTCCCTCTTCTTCTAAGCCTTCCAGCGGTACGATTACTTCCAGTCCTACTTCTGCTGTGGACGGCGTAGTCCCCACTGGCGCTGGTACCGGCCTGGGCTATAAGAGTTCCGACTGGCGTCTGCGTATTCCAAATATTGATTCCCCCATTGAAGATGACGAAATCCCCGAACTAAGTACCATTGAATCAGGTGGAAGCGGAAAATTTTATCTGGATTCCCGGGCTGCCGATGATTTCGACGCTATGATGGCTGCTGCTAAAAAGGACGGCATGAACCTCTATGTCTCCTCCAGCTACCGTACCCCTGCATATCAGAAAAACCTGTTTGAAAAGCGCGTCAAGGCCGCCATGGCCAACGGTGAAAGCCGCGCTGAAGCGGAAAATACAGTGGCAAAAGAAACAGCCCGTCCCGGCACCAGCGACCATATGCTTGGCTTGGCTGTGGACTTTAACGGTGTAAAAAATGCTTTTAAAGATACCAAGGAATACGACTGGTTGATTGAACACTGTGCTGAATACGGCTTTATCCTGCGCTATCCGGAGGACAAGGTCGATATCACTAAAGTATCCTACGAACCCTGGCATTACCGCTATGTGGGCAAGGAACACGCCGCCGTTATTATGGAGAAAAAGATCTGCCTAGAAGAATACGTCCAGGATCTTGGATAA